Proteins co-encoded in one Dama dama isolate Ldn47 chromosome 2, ASM3311817v1, whole genome shotgun sequence genomic window:
- the SPDYC gene encoding speedy protein C, translating into MSDAQDPATVPGAGTQVKLRGWSHQGEGDESSHLRRHQELQAFLHLLEHSSLQDFLSKDPCFQISDKYLLSMVLVYFRRANLQLSEYTHSNLFLALYLANDMEEDLEDPKSVIFLWALGQDWRHQVSDFLHQRDKLWARMGFRAVVRRQSCEEVMAKEPTHWAWTRERHPHHGRAQRSFPKAQIPLPGGPGLSPPHCSLCALPPHHRLCCPRPRPRPLPVLPKCLSYNAEWQRPSSQAWPWSRGFLIVLPTQLPLEPGTYTLHIFSKLLLCPRR; encoded by the exons ATGAGCGATGCCCAAGACCCGGCCACAGTCCCTGGAGCTGGCACCCAGGTGAAGCTGAGGGGCTGGAGCCATCAAGGTGAGGGTGATGAGTCTTCCCACCTCCGCAGACACCAGGAGCTCCAGGCCTTCCTCCACCTTCTGG aGCACAGTTCCCTCCAGGATTTCCTCTCCAAAGATCCCTGTTTCCAGATTTCAGACAAG TACCTCCTGTCCATGGTGCTGGTCTACTTCCGGCGTGCCAACCTGCAGCTCAGCGAGTACACCCACAGCAATCTGTTCCTGGCACT GTACCTTGCGAATGACATGGAGGAAGACCTGGAGGACCCCAAAAGCGTGATTTTTCTGTGGGCCCTGGGCCAAGATTGGCGTCATCAAGTGTCAGACTTCCTGCATCAGAGGGACAAGCTGTGGGCACGGATGGGCTTCAGGGCTGTTGTGAGACGCCAGAGCTGCGAGGAG GTCATGGCCAAGGAGCCGACGCACTGGGCCTGGACTCGGGAGCGGCACCCCCACCATGGCAGGGCTCAAAGGAGCTTCCCAAAGGCCCAGATCCCCCTCCCCGGGGGCCCCGGCCTCTCGCCACCCCACTGTTCCCTTTGTGCCTTGCCCCCTCATCACAGGCTCtgctgcccccgcccccgcccccgccccttgCCTGTCTTACCCAAGTGCCTTTCCTACAATGCTGAGTGGCAGCGCCCTTCATCCCAAGCTTGGCCCTGGAGTAGGGGCTTCCTCATTGTCCTGCCCACCCAGCTGCCGCTGGAGCCAGGCACCTACACCCTCCACA TCTTCTCTAAGCTGCTGCTGTGCCCTCGGCGCTGA